From Halapricum desulfuricans, a single genomic window includes:
- a CDS encoding TraB/GumN family protein encodes MSDYGTSGVGSEESGATGSLSSDSETGARRPEPSDGDGSVELVGTAHVSSASVEEVEETIADRQPDIVAVELDEGRYRQMKGGTPDDLDASDLLHGNTVFQFLAYWMLSYVQTRLGERFDIEPGADMMAAVETAEAHDIGVALVDRDIQTTIQRFWQRLSTREKATMFGGLLAGMVGTLQAGLGIGLFLGTFLALGAELVAGPLLLSPGLADAVPFVGGSLLTLADGALLAGAVALVVGLPIAALLAYALDTDTEYEEFDIEELTDTDVVSAMMEEFRQFSPGGAEALIDERDAFIAHRLVALREAGYDVVAVVGAGHRAGIQSYLDDPERLPPMESITGTLKQKRFSLYKAFGYLFTVGFAVFFGLLLLGGAKEGWVIRLFVAWFLVNGIAALSLAKLAGAHWPSAIVGGGIAWLTSVNPLLAPGWFAGYVELRYIDVNIGDISRLNEIVSDEDATIGELYDRLTDVPLFRLIAIVAMTNVGSMIASYGFVFVVLPYMSAEVGGITGIVDLMLDGVENGARIVLDVIS; translated from the coding sequence ATGAGTGATTACGGTACCTCGGGGGTGGGTTCGGAGGAGTCCGGAGCCACTGGCTCACTGTCATCGGACAGTGAGACTGGCGCCCGCCGGCCTGAGCCGTCCGACGGGGACGGAAGCGTCGAACTCGTCGGGACGGCCCACGTCTCCTCGGCGAGCGTCGAGGAGGTCGAGGAGACGATCGCCGACAGACAGCCGGACATCGTCGCGGTCGAACTCGACGAGGGCCGCTACCGACAGATGAAAGGCGGGACGCCCGACGATCTCGACGCCAGCGACCTCTTGCACGGCAACACCGTCTTCCAGTTTCTGGCGTACTGGATGCTGTCGTACGTTCAGACCCGGTTAGGCGAGCGCTTCGACATCGAACCCGGGGCGGATATGATGGCCGCCGTCGAGACCGCCGAAGCACACGACATCGGCGTCGCCCTGGTCGATCGGGACATCCAGACGACGATCCAGCGCTTCTGGCAGCGCCTCTCGACGAGGGAGAAAGCCACGATGTTCGGCGGGCTGCTGGCCGGTATGGTCGGAACTCTCCAGGCCGGACTCGGCATCGGCCTGTTCCTGGGAACGTTCCTCGCGCTCGGGGCTGAGCTCGTCGCCGGACCGCTCTTGCTCTCCCCCGGTCTCGCGGACGCGGTCCCGTTCGTCGGCGGGTCGTTACTCACGCTGGCTGATGGGGCATTACTCGCGGGAGCGGTCGCGCTGGTAGTCGGTCTGCCGATCGCCGCGCTACTCGCGTACGCGCTCGATACGGACACCGAGTACGAGGAGTTCGACATCGAGGAGTTGACCGACACGGACGTCGTCTCGGCGATGATGGAGGAATTCCGCCAGTTCTCGCCGGGCGGTGCGGAGGCGCTGATCGACGAGCGCGACGCCTTTATCGCCCATCGGCTGGTCGCACTCCGGGAGGCGGGCTACGACGTGGTCGCCGTCGTCGGCGCCGGTCACCGCGCAGGCATCCAGTCGTATCTCGACGACCCCGAACGGCTCCCGCCGATGGAGTCGATCACCGGGACGCTCAAACAGAAACGCTTCTCGCTGTACAAGGCCTTCGGCTACCTCTTTACTGTCGGGTTCGCCGTCTTCTTCGGACTTCTGTTGCTCGGTGGCGCCAAAGAGGGGTGGGTGATCCGGCTGTTCGTCGCCTGGTTCCTCGTCAACGGCATCGCCGCGTTGAGTCTGGCGAAGCTCGCGGGTGCCCACTGGCCCTCGGCGATTGTCGGGGGCGGCATCGCCTGGCTGACAAGCGTCAACCCGCTGCTCGCGCCGGGCTGGTTTGCCGGCTACGTCGAACTGCGATACATCGACGTCAACATCGGGGACATCTCCAGGCTGAACGAGATCGTCAGCGACGAGGACGCCACGATCGGCGAACTGTACGACCGGTTGACCGACGTGCCGCTCTTCCGATTGATCGCGATCGTCGCGATGACCAACGTCGGGAGCATGATCGCCAGCTACGGCTTCGTGTTCGTCGTGCTCCCGTACATGTCCGCGGAAGTCGGCGGGATCACCGGGATCGTCGACCTCATGTTGGACGGGGTCGAGAACGGTGCCCGGATCGTGCTGGACGTGATCTCCTGA
- a CDS encoding rubrerythrin-like domain-containing protein, translating to MLKEDPYTPTESRYECCSCGKRITTTDSHLRCPSCGAAMRNIAVPRE from the coding sequence GTGTTGAAAGAAGACCCGTACACTCCGACCGAATCGCGATACGAATGCTGCAGTTGTGGCAAGCGCATCACGACGACGGACAGCCATCTCCGGTGTCCGTCCTGCGGGGCGGCGATGCGGAACATCGCAGTCCCGCGAGAGTGA
- a CDS encoding GNAT family N-acetyltransferase produces MPVVRRVPESDFDRYRRLIEYAFNPEDGPGLDDQLPDRIADRYGLYENDRLLATGALYELNVRLRGTRTTIGGIAAVSSPPEHRRSGNVKRLLAGLLSESRDRGFGLAALWPFEHAFYRQFGWAIADRYTTYELPPEQLAAAGTTARGTYERVGPDDWERLERAQRAHGEGTTLSMERSEQWWRDRTFGDDPPWAYAWRDGSDLRGYVTYAFESAGGNDVLRAEDFSAADRDARDHLLGLLGTHDSQVARVELTLAEEAALLDRVTDPDAVSCSIHAGPMIRVTDPALALESCPYPDGITARVVFEVTDPMGDDRLPDSDDVHSRIELSVEGGAGTCEPTQADPDATVDAGTLAQLLVGYRPVADVRGRGLDCEGETAATLEALWPKEDVQLREFF; encoded by the coding sequence ATGCCGGTCGTTCGCCGTGTTCCCGAATCCGATTTCGATCGCTACCGACGACTCATCGAATACGCGTTCAATCCTGAAGACGGTCCAGGGCTAGACGATCAGCTACCCGACCGGATCGCGGATCGGTACGGGCTCTACGAGAACGACCGACTCCTCGCGACGGGCGCGCTGTACGAACTCAACGTTCGCCTTCGAGGGACGCGGACGACGATCGGCGGGATCGCCGCCGTCTCGTCGCCGCCGGAGCACCGCCGCTCTGGTAACGTCAAGCGGCTCCTCGCGGGGTTGCTTTCGGAATCGCGCGATCGCGGGTTCGGACTCGCGGCGCTGTGGCCGTTCGAACACGCCTTCTACCGGCAGTTTGGGTGGGCGATCGCAGATCGCTACACTACCTACGAACTCCCGCCTGAGCAACTCGCGGCCGCGGGGACGACCGCCCGCGGCACCTACGAACGCGTCGGTCCCGACGACTGGGAACGGCTCGAACGCGCCCAGCGCGCGCACGGCGAGGGAACGACGCTGTCGATGGAGCGGAGCGAACAGTGGTGGCGCGACCGCACCTTCGGCGACGATCCGCCGTGGGCCTACGCCTGGCGCGACGGCAGCGACCTTCGCGGGTACGTCACGTACGCGTTCGAATCGGCAGGCGGAAACGACGTGCTCCGTGCCGAGGACTTCTCGGCGGCCGATCGGGACGCGCGGGATCACCTGCTCGGCCTGCTCGGAACCCACGACTCACAGGTCGCTCGGGTCGAACTCACGCTCGCCGAGGAGGCCGCGTTGCTGGACAGGGTCACGGATCCGGACGCCGTCTCGTGCTCGATCCACGCCGGGCCGATGATCCGGGTCACGGACCCGGCACTCGCGCTGGAGTCGTGTCCCTATCCCGACGGGATCACCGCTCGCGTCGTCTTCGAGGTCACTGATCCGATGGGCGACGATCGACTCCCGGATTCGGACGACGTGCACTCGCGGATCGAGCTGTCTGTCGAGGGTGGCGCGGGGACGTGCGAACCGACCCAAGCCGACCCGGACGCGACCGTCGACGCGGGGACGCTCGCGCAGTTACTCGTCGGTTATCGCCCGGTTGCAGACGTGCGTGGGCGTGGACTGGATTGCGAGGGAGAGACAGCCGCGACGCTCGAAGCGCTGTGGCCGAAAGAAGACGTGCAGTTGCGGGAGTTCTTCTAG
- a CDS encoding metalloprotease: MDIRFSDREIRDLAVAWVALGVAFTAFYFNGALRSLLGGTPSADVLPVLGIGFVLSMLTAGIGFLLHELAHKVVAVRYGQLAEFRADYSMLFLAVMAGFAGFLFAAPGAVYHRGRITAREQGLIALAGPAVNVALVAVFAGVWIGGEAAGVGLLGTIGYLGVIINALLAGFNMLPFGPLDGKKVMRWSRPVWIASAVPTIGGAIAFFFL; this comes from the coding sequence ATGGACATTCGATTTAGCGACCGCGAGATTCGCGATCTCGCCGTTGCCTGGGTCGCTCTCGGCGTGGCGTTCACCGCCTTCTATTTCAACGGCGCCCTTCGGTCGCTGCTCGGTGGGACGCCGTCCGCAGACGTGCTCCCGGTCCTGGGTATCGGGTTCGTCCTCAGCATGCTCACCGCCGGAATCGGGTTCCTGCTGCACGAACTCGCCCACAAGGTCGTCGCGGTCCGTTACGGCCAGCTGGCGGAGTTCCGAGCCGACTACAGCATGCTCTTTCTGGCTGTGATGGCCGGTTTCGCGGGCTTTCTGTTTGCCGCGCCGGGCGCAGTCTATCACCGTGGCCGGATCACGGCCCGCGAACAGGGACTGATCGCGCTGGCCGGCCCGGCGGTCAACGTCGCGCTGGTCGCCGTCTTCGCCGGCGTCTGGATCGGCGGTGAGGCCGCCGGAGTCGGCCTGCTGGGCACGATCGGCTATCTCGGCGTGATCATCAACGCCCTGCTGGCCGGGTTCAATATGCTGCCGTTCGGGCCGCTTGACGGCAAGAAGGTCATGCGCTGGAGCCGGCCGGTCTGGATCGCGAGCGCGGTTCCGACGATCGGCGGTGCGATCGCGTTCTTCTTCCTGTGA
- a CDS encoding metal-dependent hydrolase — protein sequence MHREGHYGASLLAYAPLGFVVIALGFPAAAVGGALLAVALAMVPDWDQRIPGIAHRGIMHTVHFAAVVAIGTALLGAGIGASVSSPGVNPLVVVGAAVFGGTTGAVAILAHIGADALTPMGIKPLGDDGPHITYDVCRADNTLGNYGLLALGGAAALLAFYLGRAVNAVLPV from the coding sequence ATGCACAGGGAAGGCCATTATGGGGCGTCGCTGCTGGCCTACGCACCGCTGGGATTCGTCGTGATCGCACTCGGGTTCCCGGCCGCCGCCGTCGGCGGTGCGCTGCTCGCAGTAGCGCTGGCGATGGTGCCCGACTGGGACCAACGAATTCCGGGGATTGCCCACCGTGGCATAATGCACACGGTTCATTTCGCAGCTGTAGTCGCGATCGGAACGGCCCTGCTCGGTGCAGGGATTGGGGCGTCAGTATCGAGCCCGGGCGTGAACCCGCTGGTCGTCGTCGGGGCGGCAGTGTTCGGCGGGACGACCGGCGCAGTGGCGATCCTGGCACATATCGGGGCGGACGCTCTGACACCGATGGGTATCAAGCCGCTCGGCGACGACGGCCCGCACATCACCTACGACGTGTGTCGAGCCGACAACACGCTCGGGAATTACGGTCTGCTCGCACTCGGCGGCGCGGCCGCGTTGCTCGCGTTCTATCTCGGACGGGCAGTGAACGCGGTGCTTCCCGTATGA
- a CDS encoding translation initiation factor eIF-1A, which produces MSNDSQRNNLRMPSSDEVFAVVTRHEGGNHVRLQCQDGETRMGRIPGRMKYRTWINEGDVVIAEPWDWQDEKANVEWRYDEQDAQQLRQEGHIE; this is translated from the coding sequence ATGAGCAACGACTCACAGCGCAACAACCTGCGGATGCCCTCGAGCGATGAAGTATTTGCTGTCGTGACACGACACGAAGGCGGCAACCACGTTCGCCTCCAGTGTCAGGACGGCGAAACGCGAATGGGGCGAATCCCCGGGCGGATGAAGTACCGGACCTGGATCAACGAGGGCGATGTCGTCATCGCGGAACCGTGGGACTGGCAGGACGAGAAAGCGAACGTCGAGTGGCGGTACGACGAACAGGACGCCCAGCAACTCCGGCAGGAAGGCCACATCGAGTGA
- a CDS encoding CDC48 family AAA ATPase → MNEVQLEVAKAYPNDSGRGIARLDPDTLLHLKLSPGDIIEIEGGDVTAAKVWRADRQDWNTDTVRIDGFTRQNADVGIGERVTIRKAEAEKAEKLVLAPPEEASVQFGSDAAGMVKRQILKRPVVERDIVPVMSSTNHPFMRSPGQAIPLIAVETEPDGVALITEDTDVELREEPISGFEKTGGGITYEDIGGLQNEIQRVREMVELPMKHPQIFKKLGIEPPQGVLLHGPPGTGKTLLAKAVANETSASFFSIAGPEIISKYYGESEQQLREIFEDATEESPSIIFIDELDSIAPKREDVTGEVERRVVAQLLTMMDGLESRGQVIVIAATNRVDSVDPALRRPGRFDREIEIGVPDEVGREEILQIHTRGMPLSDDVELPRLAAETHGFVGADIESLTKEAAMKALRRYLPEIDLDEEDIPPSLIDRMIIKREDFRGALNEVSPSAMREVLVELPKISWDDVGGLEDAKGQVKESIEWPMNQSEKFERMGIEPPAGVLLYGPPGTGKTLMAKAVANETDANFISVRGPQLLSKWVGESEKAIRQTFRKARQVAPTVIFFDELDSLAPGRGGDVGSNVSERVVNQLLTEMDGLEDMEDVMVIGATNRPDMIDPALIRSGRFDRLIDIGEPDTDGREQILKIHTDDTPLAPDVSLREIAEITEGYVGSDLESIAREAAIEALRDDDDAEEVEMQHFRSALESVRPTVNDDIREYFEQMEDEFRGGGREMDRQRGSGRIGFQ, encoded by the coding sequence ATGAACGAAGTCCAACTAGAGGTCGCGAAGGCATACCCGAACGACTCGGGTAGAGGTATCGCGCGCCTCGACCCTGATACGCTCCTGCATCTCAAACTCTCCCCTGGTGACATCATCGAGATCGAAGGCGGAGACGTGACCGCCGCGAAGGTCTGGCGGGCCGACCGCCAGGACTGGAACACCGACACTGTGCGCATCGACGGGTTCACCCGTCAGAACGCGGATGTCGGGATCGGCGAGCGCGTCACGATCCGCAAGGCTGAGGCCGAGAAGGCGGAGAAGCTCGTCCTCGCTCCGCCCGAGGAAGCCAGCGTCCAGTTCGGCTCGGACGCGGCGGGGATGGTCAAACGACAGATCCTCAAGCGGCCGGTCGTCGAGCGCGACATCGTCCCTGTGATGTCCTCGACGAACCATCCGTTCATGCGCTCGCCCGGGCAGGCGATCCCGCTGATCGCCGTCGAGACCGAACCCGATGGGGTGGCACTGATCACCGAGGATACCGACGTCGAGTTGCGCGAAGAGCCGATCTCCGGATTCGAGAAGACCGGCGGCGGCATCACCTACGAGGACATCGGCGGCCTCCAGAACGAGATACAGCGCGTCCGCGAGATGGTCGAACTCCCGATGAAGCACCCCCAGATCTTCAAGAAACTGGGGATCGAGCCGCCCCAGGGGGTGCTGCTGCACGGGCCGCCCGGGACTGGCAAGACCTTACTTGCAAAGGCAGTCGCCAACGAGACGTCTGCCAGTTTCTTCTCTATCGCTGGCCCTGAGATCATCTCGAAGTACTACGGCGAGTCCGAACAACAGTTACGTGAGATCTTCGAGGACGCGACCGAGGAGTCGCCCTCGATCATCTTCATCGACGAACTGGACTCGATCGCGCCCAAACGGGAGGACGTCACCGGCGAAGTCGAACGGCGCGTCGTCGCCCAGTTGTTGACGATGATGGACGGGCTGGAATCGCGCGGCCAGGTCATCGTCATCGCGGCCACGAACCGGGTCGACAGCGTCGATCCCGCCCTCCGGCGGCCCGGCCGGTTCGACCGGGAGATCGAGATCGGCGTCCCCGACGAGGTCGGTCGCGAGGAGATCCTGCAGATCCACACCCGCGGGATGCCCCTCAGCGATGACGTGGAACTGCCACGACTCGCGGCCGAGACGCACGGCTTCGTCGGCGCGGACATCGAGAGCCTCACCAAGGAGGCAGCGATGAAGGCGTTGCGTCGCTACTTGCCGGAGATCGATCTCGACGAGGAGGACATCCCGCCGAGTTTGATCGACCGGATGATCATCAAGCGTGAGGACTTCCGCGGAGCGCTGAACGAGGTCTCCCCGAGCGCGATGCGGGAGGTGCTGGTCGAACTGCCCAAGATCTCCTGGGACGACGTCGGCGGTCTCGAAGACGCGAAAGGCCAGGTCAAAGAGAGCATCGAGTGGCCGATGAACCAGTCCGAGAAGTTCGAGCGCATGGGGATCGAACCGCCGGCCGGCGTCTTACTGTACGGGCCGCCTGGAACTGGCAAGACGCTGATGGCAAAGGCCGTCGCCAACGAGACCGACGCTAACTTCATCTCCGTGCGCGGGCCGCAGCTGCTCAGCAAGTGGGTCGGCGAGAGCGAGAAGGCCATCCGTCAGACCTTCCGGAAGGCCCGGCAGGTCGCACCGACGGTGATCTTCTTCGACGAGCTGGACAGCCTCGCACCCGGGCGCGGCGGCGACGTCGGCTCGAACGTCTCCGAGCGCGTGGTCAACCAGCTGCTGACCGAGATGGACGGCCTCGAAGACATGGAGGACGTGATGGTCATCGGCGCGACCAACCGTCCGGACATGATCGATCCCGCCCTCATACGGTCGGGTCGGTTCGACCGTCTGATCGACATCGGTGAGCCCGACACGGACGGGCGCGAACAGATCCTCAAGATCCACACCGACGACACGCCGTTGGCTCCGGATGTCAGCCTACGGGAGATCGCCGAAATCACCGAAGGCTACGTCGGCTCGGACCTGGAGTCGATCGCCCGCGAGGCCGCTATCGAGGCGCTCCGGGACGATGACGACGCCGAAGAAGTCGAGATGCAACACTTCCGGTCGGCACTGGAAAGCGTCCGCCCGACGGTCAACGACGACATCAGGGAGTACTTCGAGCAGATGGAAGACGAGTTCCGCGGCGGCGGCCGGGAGATGGACCGCCAGCGCGGTTCGGGCCGGATCGGTTTCCAGTAG
- the fba gene encoding class II fructose-bisphosphate aldolase — MPFYGGNELSQVYDEALEDDFGLVASNVAEPDVAMGLMDGAASVDSDLLIQMSAGACRFAGNGDAEAGLRAMGNYIETMAEQYDIGVFLNMDHQTDMDFIEMQIESDIPSSIMIDASHEDFEENIRQSKQVVDMIEEKDADILVEAELGQIKGVEDEIVAEEAFYTDPEDAVEFVERTGADLLAISVGTQHGVAKGKDLELRPDLASEISETLADHGLEIPLVLHGTSGLQPAQVEDMMGRGICKMNKDTRYQYEYTRTLFDHYLDHKDEIVPPEGVEDQRDSFYNDTEWSPNKDHFDPRVGGRLVRERIEEVHADLAELSGSAGNSMFPE, encoded by the coding sequence ATGCCGTTCTACGGCGGTAACGAACTCAGTCAGGTGTACGACGAGGCGCTGGAGGATGACTTCGGGCTGGTGGCCAGTAACGTCGCCGAGCCGGACGTGGCGATGGGACTCATGGACGGGGCTGCGTCCGTCGACTCGGACCTGCTCATCCAGATGAGTGCCGGTGCCTGTCGGTTCGCGGGCAACGGCGATGCCGAAGCCGGACTCCGGGCGATGGGCAACTACATCGAGACCATGGCCGAGCAGTACGACATCGGTGTGTTCCTCAACATGGACCACCAGACGGACATGGACTTCATCGAGATGCAGATCGAGAGCGATATCCCCTCCTCGATCATGATCGACGCCTCCCACGAGGACTTCGAGGAGAACATCCGCCAGTCCAAGCAGGTCGTCGACATGATCGAAGAGAAGGACGCCGACATCCTCGTCGAGGCGGAACTCGGCCAGATCAAGGGCGTCGAGGACGAGATCGTCGCCGAGGAGGCCTTCTACACGGACCCCGAGGACGCCGTCGAGTTCGTCGAGCGCACCGGCGCGGACCTGCTGGCGATCTCTGTCGGCACCCAGCACGGCGTCGCCAAGGGCAAGGATCTGGAACTGCGCCCGGACCTCGCCAGCGAGATCAGCGAGACGCTGGCCGATCACGGCCTGGAGATCCCGCTCGTGCTGCACGGCACCTCCGGGCTCCAGCCGGCCCAGGTCGAGGACATGATGGGACGGGGCATCTGCAAGATGAACAAGGACACCCGCTACCAGTACGAGTACACGCGGACGCTGTTCGACCACTACCTCGATCACAAAGACGAGATCGTCCCGCCGGAGGGCGTCGAGGACCAGCGCGACAGCTTCTACAACGACACTGAGTGGTCGCCCAACAAGGACCACTTCGACCCGCGCGTCGGCGGTCGACTCGTCCGCGAGCGCATCGAAGAGGTCCACGCCGACCTCGCGGAACTGTCGGGCTCGGCCGGCAATTCGATGTTCCCCGAGTAG
- a CDS encoding HEWD family protein, with the protein MATIVPPTRRECERCGRVDVWDDEQMNWTISGEDDEKRVGNPQCLHEWDINGEYNPFDPDE; encoded by the coding sequence ATGGCGACGATCGTGCCACCGACCAGGCGAGAATGTGAACGGTGTGGCCGTGTGGATGTCTGGGACGACGAGCAGATGAACTGGACGATCTCCGGGGAAGACGACGAGAAACGCGTCGGCAATCCCCAGTGTCTCCACGAGTGGGACATCAACGGCGAATACAACCCGTTCGATCCAGACGAATGA
- a CDS encoding class I SAM-dependent methyltransferase yields MGFHTFDSSQADGLEDQSRFKYVSVDELLALFRPDDDAVVADLGSGTGFYTDEVAPYVENVYAVDIQEAMHEHYREKGLPANVEQVTAEVADLPFEDDALDGVFSTMTYHEFASEASLAELARVCRPGARVGIADWSSAGTGERGPPLGERFDADEAATALESAGFETDRADDRRETFVVSSRLE; encoded by the coding sequence ATGGGATTTCACACGTTCGATAGCAGTCAGGCCGACGGGCTCGAAGACCAGTCCCGATTCAAATACGTCTCAGTCGACGAACTGCTTGCGCTATTTCGACCGGACGACGACGCAGTCGTCGCCGATCTCGGCAGCGGGACCGGGTTCTACACCGACGAGGTGGCCCCGTACGTCGAGAATGTCTATGCGGTCGACATCCAGGAAGCGATGCACGAACACTACCGGGAGAAAGGATTGCCCGCGAACGTCGAACAGGTGACCGCGGAGGTCGCTGACCTTCCGTTCGAAGACGACGCCCTGGATGGCGTCTTTTCGACAATGACGTACCACGAGTTCGCAAGCGAGGCGTCACTTGCTGAACTGGCACGCGTCTGCCGACCTGGTGCCCGCGTCGGGATCGCTGACTGGAGCAGTGCTGGCACGGGCGAACGCGGCCCGCCACTCGGCGAACGGTTCGACGCCGACGAGGCAGCGACTGCTCTTGAGTCAGCTGGCTTCGAGACCGACCGTGCAGACGACCGTCGGGAAACGTTCGTCGTTTCTTCTCGGCTTGAATAA
- a CDS encoding MSCRAMM family adhesin SdrC encodes MELPELIREHLGEEDVLAGLALGDDDLLCLTPTRTLLYRADGLLSDERVAEYPHEVEQLALSEGRRKTKFHFEYVEDERSLTVPAGATRDALALVLEGILSAERILDPDESVVEAFRFSELTLVVADRRIVKYVGNTVWDGEYEAFAYEDLTGIDFEQARVATEVVLHIDGHPERIKTPNDDARLVERALERALTDFFDVTSLSELQAQFRSNADDSDKTGDAGTSQSDETFLDDEIRPLGGQPESDAETESIDPDQDLTPEAVGDSDATDVAPPSDTETASIADAEADSTDDSPSEERSPDPETTRGSTADGVEATNQPDGVEATNQPSQSTADATGDDLERIDEQLEELTTAVNKQNELLRKHHAAIKQLVEELQSDS; translated from the coding sequence ATGGAACTGCCGGAACTGATCAGGGAACACCTTGGCGAGGAGGACGTGCTGGCCGGGCTCGCGCTGGGTGACGACGACCTGCTCTGTCTGACGCCGACCCGGACGTTACTGTATCGTGCTGACGGTCTGCTCAGCGACGAGCGCGTCGCCGAATATCCCCACGAGGTCGAACAGCTTGCGCTGTCGGAAGGACGCCGGAAGACGAAGTTCCACTTCGAGTACGTCGAGGATGAGCGATCGCTGACAGTCCCGGCCGGTGCGACGCGTGACGCACTTGCCCTCGTGCTCGAAGGCATTCTCAGCGCCGAACGCATCCTCGATCCAGACGAAAGCGTCGTCGAAGCGTTTCGGTTCAGCGAACTCACGCTCGTGGTCGCCGACCGACGCATCGTCAAGTACGTCGGCAACACCGTCTGGGACGGGGAGTACGAGGCGTTCGCCTACGAGGATCTCACTGGCATCGACTTCGAACAGGCTCGCGTCGCGACCGAAGTCGTCCTGCACATCGATGGCCACCCTGAACGGATCAAGACGCCGAACGACGACGCCCGACTCGTCGAACGCGCTCTCGAACGCGCGCTGACTGACTTCTTCGACGTCACCTCGTTGTCCGAGCTACAGGCACAGTTCCGATCGAACGCGGACGATTCGGATAAAACGGGCGATGCAGGTACCAGCCAGTCGGATGAGACGTTCCTGGACGACGAGATCCGCCCACTCGGTGGCCAGCCCGAGTCGGACGCCGAGACCGAGAGTATCGACCCGGACCAAGATCTGACGCCCGAAGCGGTCGGTGATAGCGACGCGACCGATGTAGCTCCCCCGTCCGACACGGAGACGGCTTCGATCGCCGACGCCGAAGCGGACTCGACGGACGATTCACCGTCGGAGGAACGCTCGCCGGACCCAGAAACGACCAGAGGTAGCACGGCGGACGGGGTCGAGGCGACCAACCAGCCGGACGGGGTCGAGGCGACCAACCAGCCGAGCCAGTCGACAGCAGATGCGACCGGGGATGATCTGGAGCGCATCGACGAACAACTCGAGGAGTTGACGACCGCGGTCAACAAACAGAACGAGTTGCTTCGCAAACACCACGCCGCGATCAAACAACTGGTCGAAGAGTTGCAGTCAGATAGCTAG